A segment of the Chlorocebus sabaeus isolate Y175 chromosome 15, mChlSab1.0.hap1, whole genome shotgun sequence genome:
ATATAGCACTTGATATAAGCAAAAGGAGTTTCCCCTGGAATTATTCTTCAAGCCACATTCTGTGCATGAAAACGTTGAAAGAGCTAACCCTAAGAAGCATATACCAGTTGCTTATGTTAATGATAGGTAAAActgaacattttctaatttaaatatagTAAATGTCAAAGTTTTCCCTAACCTTTCTTAAGATGTTTTGACTTTGCTTAAATGCAGATAATCTTAGAACTGAACATATTCAATTTACCTCTTCATCTGAACAAAATTTGGCAAATATTAATTGAGAGCCAACTAAATGCCTGACACTACGCTAGCCACTATGCCCTCAAAGAAGGAAATAGAAGGTCCCTGCTCTCTGAGACTTCAGTGAAGGTGGGGAAGCTAAGGAGGATACACATTTGTGCATCGTGGTCGGATCGGGGCTGCCATGGAGGTGTGGTGTGTGTAAGAACAAAGCGGGAGTCATGAGCAGGCAGAGGGTGGGGTGGTCGGGGGAAGCAGGCAGGGGTGTGATGAAAGGTATCATGGATGAAGTAACAAGTTCAGTCAGGGTAACAAGGCAGGGGTAGGGTAGGCTGGGCAGGAACAGCAGGGCCTTTCTGGCAGTTTTGGCATATCCAAAACATGGGGCTGAGAACCAGCAGCTCATGCTCTGGAACCTGCAGTTCTGTGATGCAGTAAAAACCACTGCTTCCAAGAGTGTCATGGATTAAGGGTGATTCCAGAAGGGATGAAGGAGCTAGAAATGAGTTTTACTATAACTGGGGGAAgtccagtattttaaaatttatcggGAAAGATAACAAAGGAATCCAACATATATTGGAGCGATAGAATCCcagaaaagtaaatataatgAATCACAGATAAAGTAGAGACATCTCCTCTGAGAGAGCGGGCTGATAAAAACAGTAAATAATCATAAGTAACATTTTTTGAGTGACTGCTAAATGCCAGAATCTTCAAGCTTTACACacattgactcagttctgcataCCACAACCCTGTGAGGCAGATTCTATTATTTGTCTCAGAGAGGTCCTCTAGTAAGACCTTCTCCTCCCACCTATTTCCCTTTTCTGCTCTTATCACCATCTAATACCCTctgtattttacttattattttttatttgcctcCCTCTTTCTGATAGAGTGGATACTCCTTAAAGGCAGgaattttgttgtttgctttgcttACTGCTATATCCCCAGAACTTACAATACATAGTAGGAATCAATAGAtgttggtgaatgaatgaattatagaAATAGAGGTACACGGTACACAATGGTTAATAGCTTGCCCCAAATCAAACAACCAGACATGGTAGGGCCTGGGAGCAATGGTGTGAGAGGCTGGGAGATCTTGAGTTCACAGAGAGGCATAATGAAATTGAGGGTGGGGAGACTGGAGCATCAGCCTGGTTAAAAAGAGGCTTAAATCTCATAGATTCACTTATTTTATTCACCCAACTCTTCAAtactatttactgagcacctattatgcaCCAGACATGCTCCAGGCACTGGGGAAACAATGGTGGACAAGGCAGAAGGTGTCTGCACTCAGTTGGGAGAGGAGACAccaacagaaaaggaaacaagcaaaTACACAGAGTAATTTCAGAGGCTGATAAATTCTGTGATGATAATACAGCAGGGTAACGTGACGGAGCGTAACTGGAGATAGAGGAATATCTTCACCAGATAGGTCTTCAGAGAGGACTTCTTTGACGAAGTCACATATAAGCAGCATCCTGCAgcatgatgtttcttttttctggggAGGGTTTTATTCCAAGATtttcaaaaaatcttttattttttattttaagattctCAAAAACCTTCTAAGAACTACTGATCTAGCCCTGCCCGTTGTCTTATAGATTAGGAAACAGTCCTGGAATGTAAGTGACTGGACTGAGTCCACACAGCTGGAATATAGCAGAGCTGGGGGTCTCACTCCAGGCTTTTTCTTTCCAAGCCCCTCACTCTTCTCCATTCCCTACTGACTTGGAGATGggggaaagaagacagaaagagattTAAGCGCTTGAGGGCAAAGCCGtcgttttagtccattttcacactgctacgaagaactgcctgagactgggtaatttataaaggaaagaagtttaattgactcacagttctgcatggttggggaagtctcaggaaactttcaattatagcggaaggtgaaggagaagcaagacaCTTTCTTTACAAGGCAGCGGGAAAGAGAAGTGTCGAGAAAAGGGGGAAGAGctccttataaaactgtcagatctcatgagaactcattatcacaagaacagcctgggggaaactgcccccatgatttagtTCCCTCCCCCTAGTCTCTcacttgacatgtggggattatggggattacaattcaagatgagatttgggtggggacacaaagcctaaccatatcagtttAAGAATCagttccccccgcccccccccacgTTTTGGCCCCAGGTGGGATAGATAAGCAGAGAGTGGGGTTGCAATGATTACACTTCAACAAAGCATTCTGTCATTCACCCATAGGGCCCAGGCTCTGTCACCAGTGGAATCCTGTCTCCAAGCCGTCAGGCTGAACACACGTTCCCTGTTTAAACACACGTGCCCAGCCCCTCCTTCTGCAAGGTAACCACATAGAAAGTTAGTCTAACACCCCTTATCTGCCCTGTGTGGGGAGCCTGTGGAAGCTGGTCTCAGGATCTGGCTGGGTAAACCATCTGTTTACTTCTGTGTGGGTTTTGACAGTCCTAgtcagttctgtttctctgaaccTTGTTTCTCCACTCTGCTTGCCAAGTccctttctcttacttttttttccccctccttcctttcctccctccctccctccctccttccttctttctttcctccctccctccctccctttcttccttcctcccttcctccctccctctttcctttcctccctccctccctctcttctttccttcctcctttcctctttccctctctctcattctcttcctccccctcttttcttcctctttttactTTTGTCCCATGCTTTAAGCCTTCCTTGGCCCTTCCTGGCATTGCTTTTCCTGACAGCAacactcaataatttttaaaaagcatctgaGCCCTTTGTGCTGACTGATGCCACCTTTGTTGTGCAGATTTGTTTTAAGGGCAGATATCCAGGGAGGCTGAGCACTGAAATCCGTCCTCCAGAGCTTGCTGTAGGCAGAGTAAAGAAGTTTGCTCTGTAGTTTCCCCAACAGCCTCCTCAAATCCATGGGTGATGTCTCAGACACCTTGTATTTAATAGACAAGGAAATGAGCTCAGGATATTTGCCCCAGGTTGTAAATTAAATCAGCGCAAAGGTAGAAATGAACACAGAGCTCTCAGACTGGAAGCTGTCCAAACAGCTGCATGGAGCAGGGGCACAGCCCACTGTCTTTCAAAGCCTCAACCAGGGCTGTCGCATCTCTGACACTTGGCAGTTACTGGAAAGTCATGTTAGGCTTTCCTGTTGATTCTTTATCCTGTGGAGGAGTTGCACAGTCAATGCCTTGTTCAAGATTAATCATTTTCCCTGTTGCCTATAACTGAGGCTGTTTCTCACGTCCTGCCCCTGGTTTTGCCTGTCCCAAGGATTTCGTCTGAAGGGCGGGACATTCCCCCTGCCTCTTCGCACCACAGCCAGAGCCTGCCATTAGGACCAATGAAAGCAAAGTACCTCATCCACTCAGTGACTAAGAATCGCAGTATTTAAGAGGTAGCAGGAATGGGCTGAGAGTGGTGTTTGTTTCTCCACCAGAAGGGCACACTTTCATCTAAATTGGGGTATCACTGAgctgaagacaaagagaaaggggagaaaacCTAGCAGACCACCATGTGCTACGGGAAGTGTGCACGATGCATCGGACATTCTCTGGTGGGGCTCGCCCTCCTGTGCATTATAGCTAATATTTTGCTTTACTTTCCCAATGGGGAAACAAAGTATGCCTCCGAAAACCACCTCAGCCGCTTCGTGTGGTTCTTTTCTGGCATCGTAGGAGGGGGCCTGCTGGTAAGTCATTCAGGATTATTACTGAATTCTCTCCTGTTTCCTAGATGTTTTCATTATGTATTTTCATGGAAAGTTTTTTGTAATGTATATTTCCAAATCAAGggacttttttgttgttcattCCTTTGAAAGCAGATTATACAAAAGCGAGGTAAGTACAGTATAGCCTAGTAATTTTATTAGATGTTGTTTTACAAAACCCTCTTTCAACTAAAAGTGAATTGCTTTTTTGCTAAACTCTTTGGGTAGGAAACAGATATTCGCTCTTAAATCAGATCTGAGAGACTGTAGAGTTTCTGCTAGAGCGGGTAGTCATTTAACATTTGGTCTGGGGAGCCGGGAGGGGTTGGCTGGTTCTCTGCCTAAATCAACAGTTTTGAATCCAAATTCTCTGCTGTTTCTTTTCAGCCATCTGTGATAGGGAAAAATAATGCATTGTGAGTGCACTGCTATTTTAAAAGAACTCTAAGCTTTCTCCTTTATGTAAGGCTGGGGTGTGGCATCTTGGAAAAACCCTACAGTTAGCAGCAGGTCGGTGTCTGAAGCTAACAGTGGAATGTGTTGTTTTTTCCAAGATTTGTTTTTGATTGAAGTGAAAGGAAATTCCCTGCCAACCTGGGAGCTGAAAGCATTAGCTTCAACTACAGCATGGAAAGAATGTGAACAAACTTAAGTTTGCTACTttcaagtactgggattaaaaattttaaagagaaattttatgaaatggtaCCATACAtgatacattttcttaatcaagtAAAAGATACTAAAACGTTTAAACCTAATACACTGATTATGGCATGGCAAATCTGCCCTAAATTATCTATTTAATGAGATggtatttaatttgattttatttaatgagatgggatttcaccatgttgcccaggctggtcttgaactcatgggccctagtgatcctcctaccttggcctcccaaagtgctgggattacaggcatgagccaccatgcccgtctgcCTCAGATTTAAGCATTATTATCTTGTTAACATGATTATTTGTCTTAAACATAACATCACACTTAAGTTTCTTTCGATCTTGAACCTGAAGTATTTCATGCTTACTTTATCTTAAGAGCTTAATAATGTTAAGTTAAAACTATGCATTTGTATAATCAAGGAAGCAgttcatatttattatatatagctTTCATGTCTCCCATTTACAAAAAAAGTTTCAGTTATTCTACTAAAGATTTGTTGGTATCTTCTGCATTTTACAAGGGgaaaaaatcagattaaaaaaaaagggtTTACTATTTCCAAAACAGAATTTGTATCTGGGACTGTATGACAAACTCTTGTGGAATAAACACatttatagtttattattttagTCCTCCCATGTTACACCCTCACCTAAAAAATGCTTTGACAGATTACTTGAAAACAAGCAGATATGACATTtagatggtttttttttctccttagaggCTTACATTCTTTGAGCTACTTGGTCAACCTAATCAAAGCCAGTTaacataattagaaataaatatattttaccaagAGATGCCTAACCTGACCCATATGAGCCTGGGCAAGTCAATGACTTGACTTTGTTTCCTAACCAGATGCTCCTGCCAGCATTTGTCTTCATTGGGCTGGAACAGGATgactgctgtggctgctgtggccATGAAAACTGTGGCAAACGATGTGCGGtaggtcctcctgccttggtggTGAAAATGACTCCTAAGCTGTAGCTGTGGCACTCCATGGCTCACTTCCTGTGTTTCTCCTTTTCCCTAGATGCTTTCTTCTGTACTAGCTGCTCTCATTGGAATTGCAGGATCTGGCTACTGTGTCATTGTGGCAGCCCTCGGCTTGGCAGAAGGACCACTATGTCTTGATTCCTTCGGCCAGTGGAACTACACCTTTGCCAGCACCGAGGGCCAGTATGTAATTATTCTCTACATGGCTACACATTTTTATCCACCACATATATATAGTGGCAGCTCCATCAAACCAGATAGGcatccacttatccatccatccactcacctagCCACTGTTTATCCTCACTGACTCAGGCATGGTTTAGGCAATAGGTATCCAAGGATGGATGCCCAGTCCCTGACCTAAACAAGTTCTAAatgcttctttccttttcttctttcttttcttttcttttccttccttccttccttccttccttccttccttccttccttccttccttcctttctttctttcttctctttctttctttctttctttctttctttcttcttctctttctttctttctttctttctttctttctttctttctttctttctttctttctttctttctttctttcttttccttctttccttctttctttctttctttctttctttctttctttcttccttccttccttccttccttccttccttccttccttctttccttccttccttccttccttccttccttccttccttccttccttcctttctttttttttttttccagagacagggtcttgatctgtcacccaggctaaaaatgcagtggcacaatcatagattactgcagcctctaactcctgagctcaagcaatattccttcctcagcttcccaaatacaAAGTGCTTTTGAATAGAATCAGTAATTCAGTCCTCATAATAACCCTATGAAGTGACttcctattttaaagatgaggaaacgaAATCCCAGAGAGATGAAGTAACTCTTCCAAGGTCACGTTGACAGAAAGTGGCAGTTAgcatttgaactcaggcagtctagATGTAGAGTTTGTGTTCACACAGTGCACCTCAATTACTTCATACATTATACCAGAACAATTGGCTGATTACGTGTAatacattttactattttataagaAAGTATTATAGAATCCATATATAATAAGAATGGTAACAATATGAATTTAACCCAAACCCAGGGCAAATCATGCCCTTACCCCTATACACACATAGACTCATATAAAACATATGAACAATGCTCCCT
Coding sequences within it:
- the TM4SF1 gene encoding transmembrane 4 L6 family member 1 isoform X1 gives rise to the protein MCYGKCARCIGHSLVGLALLCIIANILLYFPNGETKYASENHLSRFVWFFSGIVGGGLLMLLPAFVFIGLEQDDCCGCCGHENCGKRCAMLSSVLAALIGIAGSGYCVIVAALGLAEGPLCLDSFGQWNYTFASTEGQYLLDTSTWSQCTEPKHIVEWNVSLFSILLALGGIEFILCLIQVINGVLGGICGFCCSHQQQYDC
- the TM4SF1 gene encoding transmembrane 4 L6 family member 1 isoform X2, producing MCYGKCARCIGHSLVGLALLCIIANILLYFPNGETKYASENHLSRFVWFFSGIVGGGLLMLLPAFVFIGLEQDDCCGCCGHENCGKRCAMLSSVLAALIGIAGSGYCVIVAALGLAEGPLCLDSFGQWNYTFASTEGQYLLDTSTWSQCTEPKHIVEWNVSLFSILLALGGIEFILCLIQVINGVLGGICGFCCSHQQVRTCIKINMTAKRTTPGQSYNLPLFHCNLYILLVFICKTLYWCNILLIFYFYKGL